The DNA window AGGCTGTCGATACTTTGGCAAGCAGAACCTGAAGGTTCAGCATGCATCATGGGAAAACTCTTCCCAACAAAAGACACATCTTCGCTAGCAGGACTGCTCCGGATTGACAACTCGCTCTCCTTCTGACGGTATGCATTATTGGCAGCAATACTGTCCCCCAGACTTAAAACAAAAGTGACAGAGAAACATTTACTTTCATAATGCCAAtatttgtttctaaataaatatagGAACAAATATTTGGGCTTAGCAAgggtgtattaaattgataaaaagtaaaaacatttataatgctacaaaaggtttatatttcaaataaatgctgttcttttttaactttctatttataaACACACCAAAGCCtctacaaaaacattaagcagcacaactgttttcaacattaataatactaAGAAtttattcttgagcagcaaatcagaatataagaatgatttctgaaggaccatgtgacactgtagactggagtaatgatgctgaaaatccagctttgccatcacagaaatatataacacattttaaaatactgaaataaaaataaaaaacccagtTATACGTACATCaataatatttactatatatatataatatataaaatatattgttttactgtgtttttgatcaaataaatgcagctttggtgaaacATTATCAAAATTTTTCAAATAATCTGTTTATAGCATGAAACATTAttggaatctttattttttatttaaaatgcttaCGCACAGGggtggactgggacaaaaaaaatCATCACTGGTCCATTTTTTGGTTCAGGCGGCCCACCACCACTTCaatacgcaaacacacacacacacacacctatatatatatatatatatatatatatatatataaaaaaaagtcacactttttttcatagtttggctggtcctgcgacttatagtcaggtgcgacttatttatcaaaattaatttgacatgaaccgagagaaatgaaccaatagaaaacattaccgactACAGCCTAGGCCATTGCGTCGGCCCATTGGGAAAATGCGCGGTAGCGGTACACCCTATTACCAATCCAGCCCTGCTTATGCATAAAATATGAATACTTTGGATTTCCAGTTTAAGTATGAGCAACAATAATGCCTTAGCGAGCAccctaaattaaaatgaaaacaatatcaaATTGATATCTTATTTACCATAACTTCACTCATAAGCTGATTAAGCTGATAGTCACATTATTTTGAACTTCAACCGCCTGAACAGTCATACTGAAAGTTTTGAGACCTCAGAGTAAATGTTCACACAGTGGCTGTGTGTTCTGTTGACTCACATGACAGAGGGGAAGTCGGGGAGTGGGGCCGCTTCCAAAAGTATGCGTAGGGCGACCTGCACATGCTCTCTGCAGTTTGAGGTCATAGCTAATGATATAGGCGTCACTATGCGCTGGTCCTGCACGCAAGGGAAAAAAGAGGCTATGAATAACTGATACAGAGATACAGAAAGGGCAGCAAGGAAACGTAGCGTACATCTTGTACCTGTAAGATCCTGTAGAAGGACGCCTCCATGTCTGGCATCTGCTGTTTAAAGTGGCTCATCAGTTCCAGAGTCTTCAGTACCACTTTAGAGCACACCTGACTAGAGATGCACaaggagacttttttttttttttttggaaggacAATTTTTCAAGGATTGTGTGAAAGATGTGccatcaaattaataaattagattttaaaatcgaaaagttattttaaattgaaatttcacaatattactgttacaTTTTGATTGAATGGTACTGTAAGTGTCACTTTCTCACAAACAATATTACTTCCAAAACGTTTCATTACCTGAGCTGGTAGTTGGAGGTAGTACAGGTGGACCCAGAGAGGTCCTGACTGTAGGACAGCAGAAGCTCCACCTGTGAGACACACACTTCAGGGCTGAGCCGCTGGGACACCAGCATCCTCAGAGCATCGTCGCCGCAAAGCAGTAAAAGAGTCAAGGATATCTATACTATTAAAGTAGAATCGGACAATCACAATCCATTCATAAGCCAGGCTAACTAATTATCTGATATTTGCTCATATCGATTGGCTACTAACACTAGCCCATCAAACAGACAGCTTGTCCATTGAGGTTGGTTGAAGTGTGATTATTTGTGCCTAATAAGGATATCTAGCAGAAAGTCTACGACGCGACCTGCACGTAGACAGTGTTTCTTTAGCAGCTGCTCTCCTTCAGTAGAGTCTGGAGACTGCAGCAAAACCAACACCTCCTGCAGAAGGAGCTCTACAAACGACTGAGCTGAGCTGCACAGAGACGAATCGATTGCCTCCTGGGTGAACACAAGCACAGACTTACAGATTATTAGGGCAGAATGTCACTAACATTACAAAGAACCAAATATTTGCCTATGGCATGGATTCCTAattcattacagaaaaaaaatattatagaaatgtaaaataatttaatagaaaaaTTGTAACAATGGCAAAAACAAATCTACAATAAGGCACCAATTCTTAACAACTAATTAGTTAacatgaataaagaaaaaaagaaaaaacttttttcaatatatataatacattttaatatttaatatattattaaaatgaaaagctgtatctgataatattatttaatggacctgagaaAACAATTAAATTTAAAGACATACAATTCTCATtttgttaatctttaaaaacacccataaaatttaattacaaattatatttaaaaaaaataatagtactgttaaatgtaatctttaagaAATCCCAAAATGTATATCAAGTTTCATACTGTGTATTATAATGTTATGCCTTTAGAATTAAGTTTAGTGTTGTTACTGTTTAATTTCTATAAAATTGGCTACAAAATACATCCAGATTTGTAAcgttgtattatgtatatattatatattatgtattggCTACAAAATAACACTTGTAATGTTGGTACATGTCTATTTTGTGCACAAAACATCTTAGGAATTTTTCCTGCCACTCTTACATTTAGGTTATTCAGTGGAGTGTTTATTAGGCGctattttttgtaaaattgttTTAGAACAAAATGCATTCTGAAAAGGATTATTTGAATTGACTGAATTGAAACACTGGCATACTTCAAAAAGCTCAGCCAGCAGGGACAGAGCCTGCATGTAGCACTGCTCTGGACCATCCAGAGGTGACGTAACCCAGTGGATGAGTGCTAAACTCGGTTCAGACCCTCGAGCTTGAACACCTTTTCTAGTAGCAGGCTGCAGTCGAGGGGCTGGAGGTCGGAGCACGGTCTCACAGATGAGCTTACGCAGGACAGGGACTGAGCACATAGAAACCAGCAGCTCCATAACCTGCACAGACAAGAGCTTATTAGTATCTGCACCAGCTTGGACAAGAAATTCAAGACCTTTTGTCTACAAACTAATGTTTAAAGGTTTGAAATCACACATATCTTGCCTAAAAAGAAATGTGTtacttgaaaaacaaaaattatatgaaaaaaatgacaGTTGACCTTTGATGCAGTATCAGGATGTTTGTTGTGTAAGAGCCCAAGAACCTCAGACAGACAAACTGAGAGGTGTTTATACCTagcgtgagaaaaaaaaaaaagggtgttcAGACAACTAGAAagtaaagttacatttaaaacagtGCCTTCAAACACCAATAAACACATACTTGGTCAGGTAATCAGCAATTTTGGGGTTTTTCAGGAGATCCACTAACAAGTCCACAGCATAATTCCTGGTTAATGTGCCATCTCCATTGACAGTAATGTTAAATATTAGCTGAAAGGTCTGATGAATGTTCTTTGCATTAAATagctgcaaaagaaaaaaaaaaaacaacctgaaGTGTAAAATAAGTACAAGACCACAAGTTTCCAGCCACAAGACGAaatgatgaaaaagatatgcaggCTAACCAACATCAACGCTACATCTCAAAATCACCTTCTGCCCAACTTCTTCATTTAGAGTCAAACTTGATAATATGGACAGCGCAAACACGACCACAGTCAAACAGTTGTGACACAGGAAATTTATCAAGGCTCTGTAGAAAGCCTTCACattgctctgaaaaaaaaaggggTAGATAAAATATTCATCAGCAGGTTAGTTCACCAACAAAACTTCTAGGAGTTCATACTGAGAGATCATCCTGATGCCGGTTCTGACCTGAGATTTGATGTGTGACTGCACAGAGATGTCATGTCGACAGAGGTTGGCCATTAGTCCCAAGCAGGCCTTTACAATGTCATCATTACTTGACTGGCTAAAGACAATCATAAAAAGCGTTAAATTTCATGCATAGTTTTAAatgataagtaaataaataaaaactatgttCTTATTAGTATATTCGCATCAAATTCTGTTAAGTTTTGCTTGCAATAACCAGTGCTGTGCAATagtttaatgcatattggagCTTAAAAAGGGTGCTGCTATAAAAAAAAcgtttcagttcagttttgtggTTTTCCACAACCTCTAGCATGTCAGCTTCCTTTTCACAGGCAAAACTTGTGACCACTTGTGAATGTCATGATTGTATTGACGACTCTGAATGATGATTCTTAATATCAAAGACATGAACAGTTTTAGTGTTTATTACACTGTggcatgaaaaaaacaacaacttctgGACACTTTCCATGATGCAATTAAAACGTTTTTTGAGAGTGAAGGTTTTATGCTCACagtggctgcatttatttgatcaaaaatacattgaaaaccgtaatattgttcacaaatttgtataatttaaaatgactttactTATTATGTAATGTatgcctgtgatggcaaagctgaattttcagcatcattacttcagtcttcagtgtcacatgatccttcagaaatcattcttatatgctgactTGGTGCTTTATAAACATTAAGCAGTTGTTACGCTTTTGTGTAAACCGTGATAAACTCATTTCAAAAGAACCACATTCATTTAAAACAGACAAatgattttattcttatttttgaaCAATTTCATGCACccttgctgagtaaaagtatCTATGTATTTTCTGAAACTTTTGATCAGTACTgtacaacaaacaaacatctatGCACAAAGCAGAAAAGTGAATGTCGTGGGTCTTACACATGTTGCATTAGGAAGCTGATGAGTTCATGGATGTGAGAGGCACAATGCTGAGTCCTCACGCTGTAGGTCAGTCGCTGCAGCACATTAAGGCACTGTGGAGAGCATTAgagatattattcatatgaccacataaagtaattttcatttttttaatccatcAATTTTGGATTACTTAACTCAAtgtagagaaataaaaacacctTGAAAAACATCTGTGCAATCTGTGTAGTGACATTTAAAGTCTGTGTGGACCTGAAGTTTCCACTGGCGTAACATTAGTATAGGGATGTATTTCCaactgaaactaaatatttaatagaAGGCAGAATTTAATTTTAGCACACCTCCCTGCCATTGCTCATTCACAGTAAACTGACAATTGGAGGGGCGTGGTTAAGGAAAAAATCTGTCAAACTGATGTCATCAGAGAAGGAATGCCATTCCATAGAagatgcaaaatgtttttttcagtggattaacTTGCACAAATAGTTGTCTGCGTCAAGACTAGTAACATGCACTAACAAAGTGAATAGAgtgcattttgatttcatgcagaCTTAATAAAGTGATtcatatactaccattcaaaagtttggggtcagaaaaaagttttatatacattttataagaaatttctaattttattcagcaaagacaaaaAGGGACAGTTATGGAATTTacactgttacaaaatatttttattttaaataaaaactgttcttACTTTCTATTCACATTTCTGCAAAGATAATAAGCAGCActtttgttttcaaaaacaataaaagataaactTCTTAATCACCAAATcaaaatataagaatgatttctgaaaggtcaTGTGATGTGAGAGTGAAGAtttgaataatgatgctgaaaattcagctctgccatgacaggaaaaaataaatgtaaaaatatattacaacaaaAACCAAGTTACTTTAAACATTGAATGGCATCAAACATATAAACATTGCTCAGTTATAAAaatatgcacttaaaaaaaaactgcatgttttttgAAGTGCAGACTTCGTCTTAAAAAACTGCAGTCCTCTCACCTGCAGCACAAGAGGCTCTTCTGGTGTGCTTCTGTTGCAGTGGATTATGGATGCCAGCGTGCCAGTAAAGTTGTAGCTGCTGTGAAGAGCCTCTCTAGCCTCACCATCAGAAGCTGCTGGGTCATTAAGAAATGTACATGCATGGGTATAAATAACAGATGACATAATTATGAAATGACTGTGGAACTACAATAAAAGTTTTAGTACCGAACTGTGCCAGCAGGGATATAATGGATCCCGTCAGTGCGTGACTGGTGTTGGGATCTCCAGCTACTTCCATAAGTCCACTCAGACACTCGCTGGGCAGAACCTGACCGGAAAACAGCACTCCACCACATTTCAGCCCTGAAACATCCTGTGAAATTAAAAGTAACTATTGAAATGTTGGGTATTTTATATTAAGAAGGAAATAACGTCTATTACACATTTTTTGTCACTTTCGACCACAATGGGTTTGATGAATCAGTTTCTGTATTTTCCAGATATCTGTTATTACTGAAAAGattcacaatgagcaatttacagaaaaacaaacatgtatgtatatacatatatatatatgttttcattcttttgatgattgaatctgaactgattctgtgctaatgttatgagcgggtaaaccgaaggcttgaatcaagggcaatcttcgcaaatgacgccattacgttgagcgcaaaagaaccggtgaaccgctTTCTTCAACCgatttattgaattgaactgtccgaaagaactactggtgatctgaacaccgatgcaaccggttcttgactcgtgaacgagtcattatctggctcggctctgtgttcatctctctcttcacatcagttcagtcagtgtactgtttgagtacattaattactccgggatattggtttgtttgaactcagagggagtgtcagccactaggggtgtccatggttaaccggttaaccgattaaccgttaaaaattgtgtaaccgagtgaaacattttgctcggttaagtgacgtcaatggcgtgcattgaatttagttgtaatacatttttgcaccaccagagaccgccagagcgctcccagacatttgtaatgtccacaagaagaagtcatttttctaatatgaagcgggctaatacgagtgacggggcaaaatgcaagtattgcaatacagtgcttagatatacttcaagtacaacctcgttgttgtaatctcaacagccaacacccgggcatcattaggccggtcaggacacactgaatgcgtggcgaaagcatctcagctgcgtggcgtgtctgtttttaattcggttcccatgttaacaggttagagcttgccgactgcctgcgtgagacgcgcggctcaggcgcggctcgacgcgtgcatgctagaaatagaaccaacgccttgttggaagcgtttccaggcaaagtataataggaaaatatgtttatatgtaatttaaataaataaataaataattatcgattttcaaatattgtacgtgtcaaacatagtcatagtcatagccttagcgaggcggccgcggagtctgcttgttaccttttgccttatacattttaggcttaatctcaaattcagattgtgttaatgggcggcattattaggcagttttaataggacaatttgaccggagagattaaattttgtaggacattccttttttttttcggccaatgtccggaaattactatggttatggttactatggcacactatggttaaccgagtattaaccgctaagggcctcggttaacggttaatgaaaaacttgagaacgtgcagccctatcagccacattaaaaaagttatggaacatttgtggattaatgtttattggagatgcaaaccgtttaaaatgattcagttcgatttggtgaactggttcaaaaagatccggttacatcaaatgattcgttcacgaaccggatatcagaaacttctttgttttgaactctctctcacaacagacacggaagagaagacaatgctgaataaagtcatagtttttgctatttttggaccaaaatgtattttcaatgcttcaaaaaattccaacggaccctctgatgtcacatggactactttgatgatgtttttcttacctttctggacatggacagtataccgtacacacagcttcaatggagggactgagagctctcggactaaatctaaaatatcttaaattgtgttccgaagataaaaggaggtcttacatgtttggaacagcataagggtgagttattaatgacacaattttcatttttgggcgaactaaccctttaaactgtgttccgaagataaatggaggtcttactggtttgggacgacatgagggtgagttattaatgacataaatatgatttttgggtgaactatccctttaaatggtcTCACTCACTTCAATGTGTTTCTGCAGCTGGGATGAATTTAAAGCGCTTTTGTTATTTCTGTACTGTCGAATGGCCAACAGAAGAGACTTCAGGCAGGTCGATACATCCATCTTCACACCCAAAGACGGTCAACGACGGGctgaaactaaaaatattaactgATATGAGGGAACATATCTGAACAGTTTCGCGGCAGGTAACGTAAACATACGTTACTGTAGGCTATGCTAGTTGATAATAGACGCTGTTACTGAGATTAAATAACATATATATCGTATTCTCTCCCATACAGTGTTTTCATCGAGCATGGAAGTGACTTCTGTTCTAATAATGATATTTACTAGTATGTTATTCTACGTAGTATTTATTCAAAAGCTTACATTAAGTTCCCCACTGTCCGCTACAACAGCAACTTCCTCCCGCTAACACTTCGAATCGCCGGAAGAGTTCATTATACAAAAGGCGAGGGGGGAAATGGAAACATTTATGACTATATCAAGATATTTAGGTTTAAAGCATAgtgcaaaaatattttaagattctCCACAACTCTTATTTATTGAATCAGTGGAttctttcttttgcttgttttatGTTAATCTCTCTTTTTATGTTCTTAAGAAAAGTTTATACCCCCTTTCTGTGAAGAATGGTTGAGAGGCGGTATTCGACGACGTCCTGTATGTACGTCATAGTTGGGgtatgtgtactgtttttttcaaTGAAAGAGATTTCGTTTGAACTTGTTCATCAATACCAGAGCCAACGGCTCTGATCAATACTATTCAGTGAAAACCTTTATTGTGTCAAAATTGTAATTAAGCATATGTGAACTTTACATTCTGTGATTCACAACCACAAACTGTCTTGCATCTTTTTGTATAGTGTGTTCATACAAGAAAACTCTGGCGAAACATCTGCCAGTTCATTGTAGACTTCATACACAATGACTTTGAGCTTTTCTTTAAGgatgttttgtttgtaattttcaCTTTTGCGAAGCGATATTGAAATGTTTACTTTCTACACCACTTGCTTGCAAAATATTTTATCCACAAATGGAAGTTTATGACAATAAATAGCccaattagtttatatatatatatatatatatatatatatatatatacacacacacacaaatcattttggctaccaatattcaagaaaatgccaccaaactcattagaaagcacttaaTATTGAAAAATGTTATTAGATTTATAAACTGTAAATACAATATACAGATACACAGTctctctaaaaaaaacaaaaaaaaaaacaaaaaaaaaaacagataaaataaatatgtacaataaaaaaaagtcttcttgTCCTTAAATTATGAACAGGTCATCAAGCACAAAATATAAACCTAATATTTCTCTCCCATCCAGATTAGTACTACAATTCCAACCAACAAGACTTTATCGGCCAGTGACAACCCATTGACTTTAAAAGTCTGAGGccacattaaaaatatacaacCAAGTTTTAGAATTTCTAGaatgttgtaaaataaataaacaatatttaatattttgcaatatttttaggACACTGAATCAAACATGTGATACTGACCATGTGAGCTCCTCTGTACattaaataatttgtcattaaagcAATCCCAAATACCAATACATTCTGAAAACCATGTTAATTTTTCAAATTAACTTTCACTCAATTGATTATGATACTATAGTGTGTAACAGATTACACTAAAATCCTATTAAAGCCTATTtctgccacagaaaaaaaaaaatacaaatttgaaaaaaagttttgatttttTCCTTGCATTTCTTTTTGTCACAATTCTCATTTCTTCAGAACTGcatgaaataaactcagaattctgaggtaTAGATTTagaatttatatcttgcaattctgacttttccttAGAATTATGAAACATCggaattgtgagatgaaaagttTTAATAACCTCTTTATTCCAAAGCAGAAACAGGCTTTCATTAAATTCACACAATTACAGCATTAATGTATGCATTTTCCATGCATAAAAACATAACCATGCTAAAATGTGTTTCAAGTAATAAGAATCCACGTGCATTTCCCATATTTGAGATGAACATGGCCTGAAAGTTCTCAGAAACAGTAATAGCATATCTATATTGTTCATATTAGCTGATCCAGTTATCCAGTCAGACCGTCACATTGTAATTAAATCAGTCCGGCAGAACAACAACATAGTCCCCTGAGAAGTCAACATCTGAGAGAGACAAAAACAAGTGTTCACAGttaatttgtgtaaaatgtaatgtCCCATAATTGCTAATGTCTTGTATTGTAACAGTTGACACTCACTTTCATAGTCATTTTCCTCGTTAGGCACTAGTGGTTCTGCACATTGCATTGGCTGATCTTGCAGCGTTTTTCTTTTCAGGGAATGGCATAAGTGTGTTGCAAGTCCTTTATTCTTTTGCTTGTAATGATGAATAAGATCCTTCAACGTCTCGAAAAACTTCTCCTCTACACCTGAGCTAGCCTGAAACAAATTGTGGTGTGATATAAGAATTAATTTTtgattcattcatatttatatatttattcatatctgTTGGCAAACCAATGCAAATTAATTAGATTATCCTACCTGTAGAGTGAAAAGGCCAGTGTGGGTCTGGAGGATCCTGTAGGTATAGACCACTTTTTGTTTGctgtaaaaatgcataaataagtaaataattaataaagtgaACATACAGGTGTTCATAAACATtaaatcatacatttaaaaacttgAATTATAGCAGACTATGACCTTGGGGGTTTGATAGTCAGGTTTTCCCACAcacttttttgtgaaaagtggggacatcccataggtgtaatggtttttttactgtagaaactgtatggccctacaccaaccctacacctaaccctaaccctcacaggaaactttgtgcatttttactttctcaaaataaaaattcattctgtatgatttataagcattttgaaaaatgaggacatgggttatgtcctcataagtcaccctctccttgtaatacctgtgtcatacccatgtcattatacagagttgtgtcctgatatgtcacaaaaacatgcgcacacacacacacacacacacacatatatccgatgttgtttctcattttattttttatttttattttttctgagccCATTGGCAGACATATGTTCTTGTTTTGAACCGGAATTAATCCATTTCTCATCTTATGCCATTTTGAAGAATTAAATGTATATTGATTTCAGAATCTTTGTACATTTGCACAGGAAAACAAGACAGAACTAATGATGAAGAACTAATGATGAAGTACTTTTAGGGTTTTACGCTAAAGTGTACATAGCTCTTAGTGTGAAATGACAGTGGAAGCTTAGTTGGCGAACGTTGCGAAGTTAACTTTCAATTGCAAAAACTTTACAGAGTTAACTTTAGATGTCTAACATTACCCACTGTTTCCCGCTTGTCCCGTCATTTTCCTCTAACTCGGTGAATTACACCTGATTTATTTAGAACAAACCAGACCTAGAGATCGTTGAAACAATAAAAAGACAAATCAAGAGGGTTAATGtgagttttattttgtttcttttgaatTGGAATATAGTGTGTTTTACCATGGTCCGCGAGATAAAATTATTGAATTTGCTAATGAGGTCTGGAAGGTGTTAAGGAtcatatgataaataaaatgtcTCTGTAGGGATTCTTTCCATAATGTTCGATCTGAGCCTGTTACCAATAAATGATACTATTGTAATAGACGACTGTGCTCCAACTGCTAAAAAGATTTGCAGTCTGTGACTGTTTCCAGGATGATGtcaaaaatcaacaaaacaaggcttaaaaatacttaattttcaTTTCCAGCGTATATAGGTGATTTGAGCTTCAatagattttaattaatttaggcAGGAGACCCATTTCTGTAGTGTTGCGATTGCAAAGACAcataatgattaattaaaaatatgaataaaggtACAAATTTCCTTTATCAGAGTTAATAATGATCTATTAGTCAACAAAGACCCATGCatgtacgcaaaaaaaaaaaggatgttacAATTTTTAGAAACAGAAGCTTATCATGTTTTACTATATGTTAGATGTACTGTTGGTATGAATTAAATACAGTGATGTGTTAACTTATACATCCTCAACAAGCgacacataatataataaaatgtattttgatttctTACAGCTATACAGTGTGGGCCACTTATTTCTGCAGCCTGGGAATGATTTTTCTGTAAGTATTGCTATTTTAATACAAAgctttaaagggttacttcacccaaaaatgaatcattaattaaaatgtttgtacTCCCTCTGGGTTTTTGTGCAATgacaatattttagatattttattaagattgaaattttgaaataatatGCAGTGGGAAAGTATTTTTAAGAGGGAAAAATATCACTGATTGTATTTGACGAGTTGTACTCCTTATactcatgttttatatataatagttACTTCATATTCCGTACTGTGAttcatgttgtttttatatatttaggtcACAGCAACCCAGGCAGACATTGAGGCACAGCAGGTGACACCCAGGCTCATTATGTTTGGTAAGTATGTGGTTTTTGACTacaatgtattatttatgtacacacacacacataccaataCATATCATACACACAGGAACACACTAACATGCATACTCACACACTTTGTACAATTACTCACACAAACTCAGACACTCtcacagatacacacaaacacactaacaCATATACCTACTCATGCACattctcacagacacacacacacacacacacacacacacacacgcacagctgTATCAACAAGTATGTTTA is part of the Carassius gibelio isolate Cgi1373 ecotype wild population from Czech Republic chromosome B24, carGib1.2-hapl.c, whole genome shotgun sequence genome and encodes:
- the LOC128013484 gene encoding SH2 domain-containing protein 1B; its protein translation is MDHPAYHGPISKQRCEELLGKKGRDGTYLIRESETIQGALCLCVYKQKVVYTYRILQTHTGLFTLQASSGVEEKFFETLKDLIHHYKQKNKGLATHLCHSLKRKTLQDQPMQCAEPLVPNEENDYENVDFSGDYVVVLPD